The following coding sequences lie in one Apium graveolens cultivar Ventura chromosome 3, ASM990537v1, whole genome shotgun sequence genomic window:
- the LOC141713336 gene encoding photosystem II 10 kDa polypeptide, chloroplastic yields the protein MATSVMMSCLSLKPSQLSVGKTGAVRGLPSLARPTSFKVQASGIKKIKTDTPYGTGGGMNLRDGKDASGRKPTGKGVYQYVDKYGANVDGYSPIYDRNEWSESGDRYAGGTTGLLIWAVTLAGILGGGALLVYSTSALAS from the exons ATGGCAACTTCAGTGATGATGAGTTGTTTGAGTTTGAAGCCTTCTCAGTTGAGTGTTGGGAAAACAGGAGCTGTTAGAGGTCTTCCTTCACTCGCAAGGCCCACTTCTTTCAAGGTTCAAGCCAGTGGTATCAAGAAGATCAAGACCGATACTCCTTATG GAACTGGTGGTGGCATGAACTTGAGGGATGGAAAAGATGCATCCGGAAGGAAGCCAACG GGCAAGGGTGTATACCAGTACGTGGACAAATATGGTGCTAATGTCGATGGATACAG TCCCATCTACGACCGTAATGAATGGTCCGAAAGTGGTGATCGATATGCCGGAG GCACAACTGGTTTGTTGATATGGGCAGTGACACTTGCTGGTATTCTGGGAGGAGGAGCACTACTTGTTTACAGCACAAGTGCTTTGGCAAGTTAA